A single genomic interval of Aegicerativicinus sediminis harbors:
- the argS gene encoding arginine--tRNA ligase: protein MSIEHFIEKEVKAIVNETYQVDLEKVETQITRKEFVGDITVVVFPMLKHIKGNPKIIGETIGAKLKEASRFVDGFNVVKGFLNIEISDDYYIDLLKEQISKEDYGIVPINTSNGSIMVEYSSPNTNKPLHLGHIRNILLGYSVSEILKATGNQVHKTQIINDRGIHICKSMLAWQDFGNGETPSETDIKGDKLVGNYYVKFEQVYRKQVKDLIAEGVEEEKAKKEAPYLLNAQEMLRKWESGDPQTVELWQKMNGWVYSGFNDTYERLGVDFDKLYYESNTYLLGKEVIEFGLQKGVFFKKEDRSVWCDLTDEGLDEKLVLRSDGTAVYMTQDIGTAIQRFKDFPDISGMVYTVGNEQDYHFKVLFLILKKLGYSWADNLYHLSYGMVDLPSGKMKSREGTVVDADDLMDEMQRTAKEISEELGKLEGYSEEEKNDLYLTIGLGALKYYILKVDPKKRILFDPKESIDFQGNTGPFIQYTYARIQSILRKTADLEEFDFNSKLELHSKEKELLKILSEFPKILLFAAEQHSPAHVANYVYELVKEFNSFYQNVPILVSEEPHVQQFRVLLSKSVGNVIKTCFRLLGINVPERM from the coding sequence ATGAGCATTGAACATTTTATTGAAAAAGAGGTAAAAGCGATTGTCAATGAAACTTACCAAGTCGATTTAGAGAAGGTTGAAACCCAGATTACCAGAAAGGAATTTGTCGGGGATATTACTGTTGTAGTTTTTCCGATGTTAAAGCATATAAAAGGGAACCCCAAAATTATTGGTGAAACTATTGGAGCTAAACTTAAAGAGGCTTCAAGATTTGTAGATGGATTTAATGTGGTAAAGGGGTTTTTAAATATTGAAATTTCAGACGATTATTATATCGATTTACTAAAAGAGCAGATTTCCAAAGAAGATTATGGCATAGTGCCTATTAATACTTCAAATGGATCTATAATGGTTGAATATTCATCTCCAAATACAAATAAACCACTACACCTTGGTCATATTAGAAACATTCTCTTGGGATACAGTGTTTCAGAAATTTTAAAAGCAACTGGGAATCAGGTTCACAAAACCCAAATAATAAACGACAGAGGTATACATATATGTAAAAGTATGCTTGCTTGGCAAGATTTTGGTAATGGAGAAACACCATCGGAGACTGATATTAAAGGAGATAAACTTGTTGGGAATTACTATGTTAAATTCGAGCAGGTGTATCGTAAACAGGTGAAAGATTTAATTGCTGAAGGGGTTGAGGAAGAAAAGGCTAAGAAGGAGGCGCCTTACCTTTTGAATGCACAAGAAATGCTTAGAAAGTGGGAAAGTGGAGATCCACAAACTGTGGAGTTATGGCAAAAAATGAATGGTTGGGTTTATAGCGGTTTCAATGATACTTATGAGCGTTTAGGAGTAGATTTTGACAAGTTGTACTATGAAAGCAATACTTATCTACTTGGAAAAGAGGTTATTGAATTTGGGCTGCAAAAAGGAGTTTTTTTCAAAAAAGAAGATCGTTCTGTCTGGTGTGATCTAACTGATGAAGGCTTAGATGAGAAATTAGTACTTAGGTCAGATGGCACTGCAGTATATATGACTCAAGATATTGGTACTGCAATTCAAAGATTTAAGGATTTTCCTGATATTTCTGGGATGGTTTATACTGTAGGAAATGAGCAGGATTACCACTTTAAAGTGTTGTTTTTAATACTTAAAAAATTAGGGTATTCTTGGGCAGATAATCTTTATCACCTTAGTTATGGAATGGTAGATCTACCTTCCGGGAAAATGAAAAGTAGAGAAGGGACGGTGGTAGATGCAGATGATCTAATGGATGAAATGCAACGTACTGCTAAAGAAATTTCAGAAGAATTAGGGAAATTAGAGGGGTATTCAGAGGAAGAAAAAAATGATTTATATCTTACAATTGGTCTAGGAGCACTGAAATATTATATCTTGAAAGTGGACCCGAAGAAAAGGATACTTTTCGACCCTAAAGAATCAATAGATTTTCAAGGCAATACCGGCCCTTTTATTCAGTACACTTATGCGAGAATTCAATCCATTTTACGCAAAACAGCAGATTTGGAAGAATTCGATTTCAACTCAAAACTTGAATTGCATAGCAAGGAGAAGGAATTGCTAAAAATTCTTTCTGAATTTCCTAAGATACTTTTGTTTGCCGCTGAACAACATAGTCCCGCACATGTAGCCAATTATGTTTATGAATTGGTTAAGGAGTTTAATTCTTTTTACCAAAATGTACCAATCTTGGTGTCAGAAGAGCCACATGTCCAACAGTTCCGAGTATTACTTTCAAAATCAGTAGGTAACGTTATAAAAACTTGTTTCAGACTTTTAGGTATTAATGTCCCTGAGCGAATGTAG
- a CDS encoding ATP-binding protein, with amino-acid sequence MIKRLLFLTVLFQFLVCFPQTEEIDSLLLDLAYQKQDTSKVNTSIKLINALLNEGDYKRAFQFVEQTQDLAQSLEYYKGIANAYYYRAIIYNNKNDYYNALDSFNKAKRNFELSGDVIGLAKVNNQIGILEINKGNYQSGLKLSLTAIDIFESNNLSMDLSEAYENLGKAYLNTGQNEKSLEFYLKAHEIQTELGQTNKIKQTNQVIADLYSQRKEFRKSIEYYEATLKILNDSTDLRIREQILPKLGSEYLQFNDWERASTYLLQALRLNRRTNNTEGLVLTLNGLARLNLNRGNWRLADSQAEEAYSLFDSSSEIYLKLENYNLQKEIDSTRGNFEQAYLWQSRYFQLKQNLEAEQKKQATKTTLAEDQPIQIEEYPTEFGDKKNDIDPNSLKRQRLYMYILGAALLIACTLLIVSFIKGSKHQKETVVLERDLKSIKKTNEELKISIEELEEKNTVKDRLFSIVSHDLKDSISSIKAFIDLLREDSLTREEFYDLIPELSENANNAALLLFNLLNWSKSQLQNLESKPELFNIQDIFRDKLQLIQQRVEDKRIAIIDESQRDFAYADKSMIEIVIQNLLTNAVKFSRVGDIITISNRDKDGKALIIVEDTGVGISEENLSKLFQKNSFTTIGTKNEKGTGLGLTICKELVELNNGKIWVESIQNVGTKFFVELPKSKPEISS; translated from the coding sequence ATGATAAAACGGTTACTCTTTCTTACTGTTTTATTCCAGTTTCTTGTCTGTTTCCCCCAGACCGAAGAGATAGATAGTCTATTGCTAGATTTGGCATACCAAAAACAAGACACTTCCAAAGTAAATACTTCAATTAAATTAATAAATGCCCTTCTAAATGAAGGCGATTATAAACGTGCTTTCCAATTTGTTGAACAGACCCAAGATTTGGCTCAATCTTTAGAGTATTATAAAGGAATAGCAAATGCTTATTATTATCGTGCTATTATCTACAACAACAAAAATGATTATTACAATGCATTAGATAGTTTTAATAAGGCAAAGCGCAATTTTGAATTATCGGGAGATGTTATTGGACTTGCAAAGGTGAATAATCAAATTGGTATTTTAGAAATTAACAAAGGTAACTATCAGTCTGGCCTAAAATTGTCACTAACAGCTATTGATATTTTCGAGAGCAATAATCTGTCAATGGATTTAAGTGAAGCTTACGAAAATCTTGGTAAAGCTTATTTAAATACTGGACAAAATGAAAAGTCTTTGGAATTTTATTTAAAAGCCCATGAAATTCAAACTGAATTAGGTCAAACTAACAAAATTAAACAGACCAATCAGGTTATCGCCGACCTATATTCACAAAGGAAAGAATTTAGAAAGTCCATTGAATATTATGAAGCAACCCTTAAAATCTTAAACGATTCAACTGATCTTAGAATTAGGGAGCAAATATTACCCAAATTGGGTAGCGAATATCTTCAATTTAATGATTGGGAACGGGCATCGACCTATTTACTTCAAGCCTTGCGTTTAAATAGAAGAACAAATAACACTGAAGGACTTGTGCTTACCTTAAATGGTTTGGCAAGATTAAATTTAAATAGAGGTAATTGGCGATTAGCAGATAGCCAAGCAGAAGAGGCCTATTCCTTATTTGATAGCAGCTCTGAAATATATTTGAAACTTGAAAATTACAATCTTCAAAAAGAAATTGATTCCACACGCGGAAATTTTGAACAGGCATACTTATGGCAAAGTAGATATTTTCAACTAAAACAAAATTTAGAAGCCGAGCAAAAGAAACAAGCAACCAAGACTACCTTAGCGGAAGACCAACCAATTCAAATAGAAGAATACCCAACCGAATTTGGTGATAAAAAAAATGACATAGACCCCAACAGTCTGAAACGTCAAAGATTATACATGTATATTTTGGGTGCAGCGCTATTAATTGCCTGTACACTTTTAATAGTTTCATTCATTAAGGGTAGTAAACACCAAAAGGAAACGGTAGTATTAGAAAGAGATTTAAAATCCATTAAAAAAACAAACGAAGAACTAAAAATTTCCATCGAGGAGCTAGAGGAGAAAAACACTGTTAAAGATCGACTTTTCTCGATAGTCTCCCACGATTTAAAGGATTCCATATCTTCAATTAAGGCCTTTATAGATCTATTAAGAGAAGATAGTTTAACTCGTGAAGAATTTTACGATCTCATTCCAGAATTAAGCGAAAATGCCAATAATGCAGCATTGCTTTTATTTAACTTGCTCAATTGGTCTAAATCTCAGTTACAAAATTTAGAATCAAAACCAGAACTTTTTAATATTCAGGATATTTTTAGGGATAAACTGCAATTGATACAGCAGCGGGTTGAGGATAAGCGCATAGCGATAATCGATGAATCTCAAAGGGATTTTGCCTATGCAGATAAAAGCATGATTGAGATTGTCATTCAAAATTTACTTACCAATGCTGTGAAGTTTAGTAGGGTTGGCGATATAATTACAATATCTAATAGAGATAAGGATGGCAAAGCTCTTATCATCGTAGAAGATACGGGAGTAGGAATTTCAGAAGAAAATTTGTCGAAGTTATTCCAAAAAAATAGCTTTACCACCATTGGGACCAAAAACGAAAAGGGCACCGGCTTAGGGCTGACAATCTGCAAAGAATTGGTTGAGTTAAACAATGGTAAAATTTGGGTTGAAAGTATCCAAAACGTTGGAACCAAATTTTTTGTTGAACTACCTAAAAGCAAACCTGAAATTTCTTCTTAA
- a CDS encoding chromophore lyase CpcT/CpeT has product MKNLLYVLLVALIIISCKNADVAEKELETDPIAELYLMMQGSYSSLNQAAEDSTYHHMVMNVCPIWEGKGNYLYAEVAHNDSINRPIKQRIFKLSRVNDSVYVNSIFSLKDEAFWSNKWAMPKEFSKLKQEDLTEVSGCHITLKRIRPTYYQGKTEEMGCYDNLNGGMVSISELEVFDDKIITWDKGYNENGEQVWGSIHGGYIFDRVN; this is encoded by the coding sequence ATGAAAAACCTACTTTATGTTTTATTAGTTGCACTTATAATAATTAGTTGCAAAAATGCCGATGTTGCTGAAAAGGAATTGGAAACAGATCCCATTGCAGAACTTTATTTAATGATGCAAGGATCGTATAGTTCCCTTAACCAAGCTGCCGAAGACTCCACTTACCATCATATGGTTATGAATGTTTGCCCAATCTGGGAAGGAAAAGGCAATTACCTATATGCGGAGGTTGCACATAACGACTCCATAAACAGACCAATCAAACAGCGAATTTTCAAACTATCTAGAGTAAATGACAGCGTTTACGTAAACTCTATTTTCTCTCTTAAGGATGAAGCTTTTTGGAGTAATAAATGGGCTATGCCAAAAGAATTCTCCAAACTGAAACAAGAGGATTTAACCGAGGTTTCAGGATGCCATATTACTTTGAAACGAATTCGACCAACTTATTACCAAGGTAAGACTGAAGAAATGGGTTGTTACGATAACTTGAATGGCGGTATGGTAAGCATAAGTGAGTTAGAGGTATTTGATGATAAAATTATAACCTGGGATAAGGGTTATAATGAAAATGGGGAACAGGTCTGGGGTTCCATACACGGAGGGTATATCTTCGATAGAGTAAATTAG